In a genomic window of Virgibacillus sp. SK37:
- a CDS encoding LPD25 domain-containing protein → MVGGIRIRNCFNDDFALGNEIIEKLEERYQEDKRYYKTRYHIVYPGSDNSRMEVVSMDRFGIGDGEFLNPHHQIRREGNLTNEQQMMLDDAVYGHLLENERLDIDGWLKGKNEKKKLQTVDLEMM, encoded by the coding sequence ATGGTCGGAGGCATCAGAATTAGAAACTGCTTCAATGATGATTTTGCACTAGGTAACGAAATAATAGAGAAGCTTGAAGAAAGGTATCAGGAAGATAAAAGATACTATAAAACTCGTTATCATATTGTGTATCCTGGAAGTGATAATTCAAGGATGGAAGTTGTTAGTATGGATCGTTTCGGTATCGGAGATGGGGAATTCCTGAATCCTCATCATCAGATACGAAGGGAAGGTAATCTTACTAACGAACAGCAAATGATGCTTGATGATGCAGTTTATGGTCATTTGCTTGAAAATGAAAGACTTGATATTGATGGTTGGTTGAAAGGTAAAAATGAGAAGAAAAAACTACAAACAGTAGACCTAGAAATGATGTGA
- a CDS encoding DUF3139 domain-containing protein: protein MKKLIFIILTIILIILGIIYLTLTPDQDQIHLTEDKVENYLLNQKNYKKSDIKSIIGNYNAKDVGNPAISAYTADVVFKDEPNVTYSYFIEQETDQVVQGGISSPKDNNFHAEE from the coding sequence ATGAAGAAATTAATATTTATTATACTCACAATAATTTTAATTATCCTAGGAATAATCTACTTAACTTTAACACCAGATCAGGACCAAATACATTTGACAGAAGATAAAGTAGAAAATTACTTGCTAAATCAGAAAAACTATAAAAAGAGTGATATAAAATCTATTATAGGTAATTACAACGCCAAAGACGTTGGTAATCCTGCTATATCAGCATATACCGCAGATGTTGTATTCAAAGATGAACCAAATGTAACATACTCATATTTTATAGAACAAGAAACAGATCAAGTGGTTCAAGGAGGAATAAGTTCCCCTAAAGATAATAATTTTCATGCAGAGGAATAA
- the rplM gene encoding 50S ribosomal protein L13, with protein sequence MRTTFMANENNIERKWLVVDAEGQRLGRLASEVAAILRGKHKPTYTPHADTGDHVIIINAEKIELTGNKLQDKMYYRHSGYTGGLRERNANEMRSKYTEEMLETAVKGMLPKGPLGRKMSKKLHVFRGSEHNHQAQKPEVYELRG encoded by the coding sequence ATGCGCACAACTTTCATGGCGAATGAAAATAATATTGAACGCAAATGGCTCGTTGTGGATGCTGAAGGTCAACGTCTTGGTCGTTTAGCAAGTGAGGTTGCCGCAATCCTTCGTGGAAAGCACAAGCCAACTTACACTCCACACGCAGACACAGGTGATCACGTGATCATCATTAATGCGGAGAAGATCGAATTAACAGGAAACAAATTACAAGACAAAATGTACTATCGTCATTCAGGTTACACTGGTGGCTTAAGAGAGCGTAATGCAAACGAAATGCGTTCAAAATATACAGAAGAAATGCTTGAGACTGCAGTTAAAGGCATGCTTCCTAAAGGACCACTTGGTCGTAAAATGAGCAAGAAATTACATGTATTCAGAGGATCTGAACACAATCATCAAGCACAAAAACCAGAAGTTTACGAACTTCGCGGATAA
- a CDS encoding DUF4385 domain-containing protein, giving the protein MAFDYDLDFENINFREQPELYRVGRGEQGVLMVEPYKSEILPYWRFKTPEIAKESADKIYQKYLEYKENDDFIGMDMARKFLQMGYTRSRRYANYKGGKKYDEHGKVNDRHMDSEKAKSAAIFEVKWKNVREDEDYLKLKKVHQKKYG; this is encoded by the coding sequence ATGGCTTTTGACTATGATCTGGATTTTGAAAACATCAATTTCCGTGAGCAACCTGAGTTGTATAGAGTAGGCAGAGGTGAACAAGGAGTCTTAATGGTAGAGCCTTATAAAAGCGAAATCCTTCCATACTGGCGGTTTAAAACTCCTGAGATAGCAAAGGAATCTGCTGATAAAATCTATCAAAAATATCTGGAGTATAAAGAAAACGATGACTTTATTGGCATGGATATGGCTAGAAAATTTCTTCAAATGGGTTATACCAGGTCTCGTCGCTACGCAAATTATAAAGGTGGAAAAAAATATGACGAGCACGGTAAAGTGAATGATAGACATATGGATTCAGAAAAGGCAAAATCAGCTGCTATCTTTGAAGTGAAATGGAAAAATGTTCGGGAAGATGAAGACTATCTTAAGCTGAAAAAAGTTCACCAGAAAAAATATGGATAA
- a CDS encoding ArdC family protein → MKRKTFEQKQEEVKQLTETMNQSIESYFETPEQMADHLAFMMQFYQYSLRNTALIQSQFKGAQAVGSYKFWQEKGFQVQKGEKAIQILVPNKTQPKFKDENGKWKSIKKATEQEKELINKGELKKKGSGLYFGKGSVFDVSQTNVKASDLPDVFPNRWLEGDVANYQDMLEALQKVGDKLDGTRCC, encoded by the coding sequence ATGAAAAGAAAAACATTCGAACAAAAACAGGAAGAAGTGAAACAATTAACAGAAACGATGAATCAGTCCATTGAATCTTATTTTGAAACACCTGAACAAATGGCTGATCACCTAGCTTTCATGATGCAGTTTTATCAATATTCATTACGAAATACAGCCTTAATTCAGAGTCAATTTAAGGGAGCACAAGCAGTAGGAAGTTATAAGTTTTGGCAGGAAAAAGGCTTTCAAGTGCAAAAAGGAGAAAAAGCCATTCAAATTTTAGTGCCAAATAAGACGCAGCCGAAATTTAAAGATGAAAACGGCAAATGGAAAAGCATAAAAAAGGCGACAGAGCAGGAAAAAGAATTAATCAACAAAGGGGAATTAAAGAAAAAGGGAAGTGGGTTGTATTTTGGAAAGGGCAGTGTTTTCGATGTTTCACAAACTAATGTAAAAGCTAGTGATCTTCCAGATGTTTTTCCAAATAGATGGCTGGAGGGTGACGTTGCAAACTATCAAGATATGTTAGAGGCCCTGCAAAAAGTGGGAGATAAACTGGATGGAACTAGGTGCTGCTAA
- a CDS encoding LrgB family protein yields the protein MILTGFMMVILTICMYVIARYIQNKFNYSILNPALIASLAIIFILIICGLDYKDYMIGGQWISKFLDCTVVCLAYPLYKYRHMIMRNLKVIMTSVISGILLNFIIIYFVMNLFGFSKQMIVTLLPRSITTAVGIQVSHQMGGLETLSIIFIIATGLIGSILGSSLIKIGNFQSSIAKGLTYGNASHAFGTAKALELDLESGAFSSIGMILTAVLSSIFLPFIITLFY from the coding sequence ATGATTTTAACGGGCTTTATGATGGTTATTTTAACAATATGTATGTATGTCATTGCACGCTATATCCAGAACAAATTCAACTATTCCATACTGAACCCGGCACTGATTGCATCACTGGCAATCATCTTCATTTTAATTATATGCGGCCTTGATTATAAAGATTATATGATTGGCGGCCAATGGATTTCCAAATTTTTAGACTGTACCGTTGTATGTCTAGCTTACCCATTATATAAATATAGACATATGATAATGCGTAATCTTAAAGTCATAATGACCAGTGTGATATCTGGTATTTTACTTAATTTTATCATTATCTATTTCGTTATGAATTTATTTGGATTTTCAAAACAAATGATTGTTACATTGCTGCCGCGTTCCATTACGACAGCAGTTGGAATTCAAGTATCCCACCAAATGGGAGGATTAGAAACACTTAGCATTATCTTTATCATAGCAACCGGGTTAATAGGGAGCATATTAGGCTCTTCTTTAATAAAGATAGGTAACTTCCAAAGCTCAATTGCCAAAGGATTAACTTATGGTAATGCATCCCACGCCTTTGGTACCGCAAAAGCACTTGAACTGGATTTAGAGTCTGGTGCTTTTAGTTCAATTGGTATGATACTCACTGCCGTTTTAAGCTCAATATTTTTGCCTTTTATCATCACATTATTCTATTAA
- a CDS encoding LysR family transcriptional regulator — MDIQHMVYFVEVVKQGSMTKASEKLFIAQPTISKTIKNLEDELQLILFDRSKKSLKLTDAGKIFFEQCNEIVNLYKDLPVVMDNLLGVKTGHLKIGLSPIMNVKKLIKILADFHNCYPNITYELIENGGKTIEQSIQIDELDVGITALPVDDRLFQSFPFYEEELKLVVNKNHPLADKEKVSLIQLENEGFILFNENFYLNDIITDSCKRAGFIPHIVSKISQWNSIEQMIIAQIGIGILPKSIIEMLSDDVRSVSIESPSIVWQLGVIWKNNKYMNFVTKEWLHFMQKQLDSK; from the coding sequence ATGGATATACAACACATGGTCTATTTTGTTGAAGTTGTAAAACAAGGAAGTATGACTAAAGCATCGGAAAAACTATTTATCGCCCAACCTACTATCAGTAAAACGATTAAAAACTTAGAGGATGAATTACAATTAATTTTATTTGATCGAAGCAAAAAAAGTTTAAAACTAACAGATGCAGGTAAAATCTTTTTTGAACAATGTAATGAAATTGTAAATTTATACAAAGACTTACCAGTTGTGATGGATAATTTACTTGGGGTTAAAACTGGACATCTCAAAATTGGTCTTTCTCCAATTATGAATGTTAAGAAACTCATAAAAATTTTAGCCGATTTTCATAATTGCTATCCCAATATCACTTATGAACTTATCGAAAATGGTGGAAAAACAATAGAGCAAAGTATTCAAATTGATGAACTCGATGTTGGAATTACTGCTTTACCTGTTGATGATCGTCTTTTTCAATCCTTTCCATTTTACGAAGAAGAATTAAAACTTGTTGTAAATAAAAATCACCCTTTAGCAGATAAAGAAAAAGTGTCTTTAATACAACTAGAAAATGAAGGCTTTATATTATTTAACGAAAATTTTTATCTGAACGACATAATAACTGACTCTTGTAAACGCGCGGGCTTTATACCTCATATTGTTTCGAAAATTTCTCAGTGGAATTCTATTGAACAAATGATTATTGCACAAATTGGTATTGGTATCCTTCCTAAAAGTATTATTGAAATGCTAAGTGACGATGTTCGAAGCGTTAGTATCGAGTCGCCATCTATTGTATGGCAACTTGGTGTGATATGGAAAAACAATAAATACATGAATTTTGTCACTAAAGAATGGCTTCACTTTATGCAAAAACAGCTGGATTCAAAATAG
- a CDS encoding CidA/LrgA family protein, with product MLLKFFRILSQISIIFLITALGNKIQSVLHIPIVGSIVGLATFFLLLQFKVIPERWVQEGANILLGTMVLFFIPSIVGGMNIIEQINLNYLIFIALIILGTCIVALASGYLAEKMVQKWTPNEKHDSP from the coding sequence ATGTTATTAAAGTTTTTTAGAATTCTGTCACAGATTTCCATAATATTTTTAATCACCGCGTTAGGTAATAAGATACAAAGTGTGTTACACATACCAATTGTCGGAAGTATTGTAGGGTTAGCGACTTTCTTTTTATTACTTCAATTCAAAGTGATACCTGAAAGATGGGTTCAAGAAGGGGCTAATATATTATTAGGTACAATGGTTCTCTTTTTTATTCCCTCTATAGTTGGAGGTATGAACATCATTGAACAAATCAACCTTAATTACTTGATATTTATCGCTTTAATCATATTAGGTACATGTATTGTTGCGTTAGCATCTGGTTATTTGGCCGAAAAAATGGTGCAAAAATGGACACCTAACGAAAAGCATGATTCACCATGA
- the truA gene encoding tRNA pseudouridine(38-40) synthase TruA codes for MARLKCKITYDGSQFAGFQIQPRKRTIQGELEKALTKMHKGLPIRIQASGRTDTGVHAKGQVIHFDSDYDIPTVNWQKALNTLLPDDLYVKEVEMVPDTFHARYDVTEKEYHYYVLNIKEPDVFKRNYAYHFPYKLDVVEMQRACEYLEGFHDFTTFSSAKATTKGSKERMMFQVSCEKRGNEIEFIFRGSGFLYNMVRIIVGVLLDIGQGRRSPEDIEKLLEKKDRQLVGETVPPQGLYLWQVTYNNSK; via the coding sequence ATGGCTAGATTGAAATGCAAAATTACTTACGATGGTTCCCAATTTGCGGGTTTTCAGATCCAGCCGAGGAAGAGAACGATTCAAGGTGAATTGGAGAAGGCTTTAACTAAAATGCATAAAGGATTACCTATCCGTATTCAGGCTTCAGGAAGAACGGATACAGGTGTTCATGCGAAAGGTCAAGTGATTCACTTTGACTCAGACTACGATATCCCAACAGTTAACTGGCAAAAGGCATTAAACACCTTATTACCAGATGATTTGTATGTTAAAGAAGTAGAAATGGTTCCAGATACGTTTCACGCTCGTTATGATGTAACGGAGAAGGAATATCATTATTATGTATTAAACATAAAGGAACCAGATGTATTTAAGCGAAACTATGCCTATCACTTCCCATATAAGTTAGATGTTGTGGAAATGCAGCGAGCCTGTGAATATTTAGAAGGGTTTCATGACTTTACTACCTTTTCCTCAGCTAAGGCTACTACAAAGGGAAGTAAAGAACGAATGATGTTTCAGGTAAGTTGTGAAAAACGAGGAAATGAAATCGAATTTATTTTTCGGGGAAGCGGATTTTTATACAATATGGTGCGAATTATCGTAGGTGTATTATTGGATATTGGCCAAGGTAGAAGAAGTCCGGAAGATATTGAAAAATTGTTAGAAAAGAAGGATAGACAGCTTGTGGGAGAAACCGTTCCACCCCAAGGTTTATATTTATGGCAGGTAACCTATAATAACAGTAAATAA
- a CDS encoding GNAT family N-acetyltransferase yields the protein MGNIMLRNVIEDDLPIFFKHQQDWDANHMAAFTSKDPGDWNNFLTHWNKILKDKDIIKQTIIVQNNVAGNILCFEQFGVPGVSYWIGKEYWGKGIATNALRGFLKQVTIRPLYARVTKDNIGSLKVLEKCGFTISGEDSGFSNARGEDVEEFVLTLE from the coding sequence ATGGGTAATATAATGCTTCGAAACGTAATTGAAGATGATCTTCCGATTTTCTTCAAACACCAACAGGATTGGGATGCCAATCATATGGCAGCATTTACAAGTAAGGACCCGGGGGATTGGAACAACTTCTTAACTCACTGGAATAAAATTCTGAAGGATAAAGACATCATCAAGCAAACCATTATTGTTCAAAATAATGTTGCTGGAAATATTCTATGTTTTGAGCAGTTCGGCGTACCGGGGGTTAGCTACTGGATAGGAAAAGAATACTGGGGCAAAGGAATTGCTACCAATGCTTTAAGGGGATTTTTAAAACAAGTTACCATTCGTCCACTTTATGCTCGTGTTACAAAGGACAATATAGGGTCACTCAAGGTACTGGAGAAATGTGGTTTTACAATCTCTGGTGAAGACAGTGGGTTTTCTAACGCTCGTGGTGAAGATGTCGAAGAATTTGTTCTTACACTTGAATAA
- a CDS encoding ImmA/IrrE family metallo-endopeptidase — MELGAAKGAFYQGIDGRKNHIGLNPRNGELQNVKTLIHELAHAKLHGTPDKHFNLTSEEKEFQAEMTAYAVASYFDIDTSDYSLGYLANWTQGKELKDKAQLLEEVRGAAVEFIETMEPELMKEQEKGMENGKDVFIQAVHDRNDLSELTEVDEAAMEYVIDYKEEEYIKGLYFCVDGDVVVGVDNSTNDAWTEEFDHVVKCKAWLKGYDLDIEQPQIFIEWSEASELETASMMILH, encoded by the coding sequence ATGGAACTAGGTGCTGCTAAAGGTGCATTTTACCAAGGAATAGATGGCAGGAAAAATCATATTGGTTTAAATCCACGCAATGGCGAATTGCAAAACGTGAAAACATTAATCCATGAATTGGCCCATGCCAAGTTGCATGGTACACCCGATAAGCATTTCAATCTAACTTCAGAAGAAAAAGAATTCCAAGCGGAAATGACAGCTTATGCAGTAGCCTCGTACTTTGATATTGATACAAGTGATTATTCTTTGGGCTATCTTGCAAACTGGACACAGGGAAAGGAATTAAAGGATAAAGCGCAGTTACTTGAAGAAGTAAGGGGAGCAGCTGTAGAGTTTATAGAAACCATGGAGCCTGAATTGATGAAAGAACAGGAGAAAGGTATGGAAAATGGAAAAGATGTGTTCATACAGGCTGTTCACGACAGGAATGATCTCTCAGAACTGACAGAAGTTGATGAAGCGGCGATGGAATATGTAATTGATTATAAGGAAGAAGAGTACATAAAAGGATTGTATTTTTGTGTGGATGGTGATGTCGTTGTAGGAGTGGATAATTCCACAAATGACGCTTGGACGGAAGAATTTGATCATGTCGTAAAGTGCAAGGCTTGGTTAAAGGGATACGATTTGGATATTGAGCAGCCACAAATATTCATTGAATGGTCGGAGGCATCAGAATTAGAAACTGCTTCAATGATGATTTTGCACTAG
- a CDS encoding VOC family protein codes for MEKEGKIISADLTVENAEQVRDFYKKVIGWENSEVNMGNYSDYMMTTKEGTPVAGICHQSGSNAGLPPVWLTYFQVKDPDHSLKMCRELGGKVLRKPEGSGCGSFAVIEYPEGAVCALSQI; via the coding sequence ATGGAAAAGGAAGGGAAGATTATATCCGCTGATTTAACTGTCGAGAATGCAGAGCAGGTGCGCGACTTTTATAAAAAGGTGATCGGTTGGGAGAACAGTGAAGTCAATATGGGAAATTACAGTGATTACATGATGACAACCAAAGAGGGGACTCCTGTTGCCGGCATTTGTCATCAATCCGGAAGCAATGCCGGGTTGCCTCCCGTATGGCTGACTTATTTTCAAGTGAAAGATCCGGACCATAGTTTAAAGATGTGCCGAGAGCTTGGTGGCAAGGTGCTGAGAAAACCGGAAGGCTCGGGGTGCGGCAGCTTTGCCGTCATTGAGTATCCAGAAGGAGCAGTCTGCGCACTAAGTCAAATTTAA
- a CDS encoding energy-coupling factor transporter transmembrane protein EcfT has protein sequence MNNSLIIGQYVPGNSLIHRLDPRTKITVIFFFVFIVFFANNVVSYSILTLFAITCIVTSKVPIRFIAKGLTPVWFLIIFTFILHLIVTKEGTVLLEIFRFKIYSGGVIQGFAISMRFFLLILVTSLLTLTTTPIEITDAIEEMLHPLKKLKFPVHELALMMSISLRFIPTLMQETEKISKAQASRGVDFKTGPIKERIKAIVPLLIPLFISAFKRAEELAMAMEARGYQGGEGRTKLRELKIEKRDMLIFVLFVFVIAGLFYFRSW, from the coding sequence ATGAATAATTCCTTAATTATCGGGCAATATGTTCCCGGTAATTCTCTTATACACCGGTTAGATCCGCGTACGAAAATAACAGTTATTTTTTTCTTTGTCTTTATTGTCTTTTTTGCAAATAATGTAGTAAGTTATTCCATTCTTACCTTATTCGCGATCACATGTATAGTCACTTCCAAAGTGCCAATCCGATTTATTGCGAAAGGGTTAACGCCAGTATGGTTCCTGATTATTTTCACGTTTATTTTGCATTTGATTGTTACAAAAGAAGGTACTGTTTTATTAGAGATTTTCCGATTTAAAATTTATTCTGGAGGGGTCATTCAGGGTTTTGCAATTTCCATGCGTTTCTTTCTATTAATTCTGGTGACATCTTTATTAACATTGACAACAACACCTATAGAAATAACAGATGCAATAGAAGAAATGCTACATCCATTAAAAAAATTAAAATTTCCTGTACATGAGCTCGCTTTAATGATGTCTATTTCTTTAAGATTTATACCTACACTCATGCAGGAAACAGAGAAAATCTCCAAGGCCCAGGCATCGCGTGGTGTGGATTTTAAGACAGGGCCTATTAAGGAAAGAATAAAAGCAATCGTGCCCTTATTGATACCTTTGTTCATCAGTGCCTTCAAACGCGCAGAGGAGCTTGCGATGGCTATGGAAGCAAGAGGCTATCAAGGGGGAGAGGGCAGGACGAAATTACGTGAGTTAAAGATAGAAAAAAGAGATATGTTGATTTTTGTTTTATTTGTGTTTGTAATTGCCGGTTTATTTTATTTTAGAAGCTGGTAA
- a CDS encoding AraC family transcriptional regulator has translation MSKDQASTEWEAAVEKVLDYIHHHLDSPIALSDLAAIASYSPYHLTIIFNKVTGISPFYYIFAVRIQTPRRYC, from the coding sequence ATGTCGAAAGATCAGGCGAGTACGGAGTGGGAGGCAGCCGTGGAGAAGGTGCTGGATTATATTCATCACCATTTAGATAGTCCGATAGCCTTGTCCGATCTGGCCGCCATCGCTTCCTACAGTCCGTACCATTTAACCATAATTTTTAATAAAGTAACAGGTATATCCCCATTTTACTATATTTTCGCAGTCCGAATTCAAACGCCAAGACGCTATTGTTAA
- a CDS encoding putative holin-like toxin: MTVFEALFLMIAFATLVVAILSEQKK, translated from the coding sequence ATGACAGTATTCGAAGCATTGTTTCTGATGATCGCGTTCGCAACTTTAGTTGTAGCTATACTGTCAGAACAAAAAAAGTAA
- a CDS encoding type IA DNA topoisomerase — MVANTLAMFAPDYEYEEIKVAIDVKGINFEATGKVEKQLGWKSLFKNQQQAKKKEIVLPAMEKDQACQVNVEIAKGQTKAPKYYTEGQLINVMKYAGKEVDDEALQHTLKESEGIGTEATRASIIETLKHQLYIGIRKNQVTVLDKGKILCQAVEGTLLASPEMTAKWETYLKKIGKNEGSQEMFFNKIKQMIEFLMQEAPKKIGSMEQFLQQVNEKFFIGKCPRCNHEDGKIQDKGKFYGCSRYREGCTFTLPKKFLGKSISQINIKKLLGGEKTNLIKGFTSKKGKNFDASLRYDQTEQKITFELPKG, encoded by the coding sequence GTGGTTGCAAATACTTTAGCAATGTTCGCTCCAGACTATGAATATGAAGAAATAAAGGTAGCGATTGATGTGAAAGGGATTAACTTTGAAGCGACTGGAAAGGTTGAGAAACAATTAGGCTGGAAATCATTATTCAAAAATCAACAACAAGCTAAGAAAAAGGAAATTGTCTTACCAGCAATGGAAAAAGATCAAGCTTGCCAAGTTAATGTAGAAATAGCGAAAGGACAGACAAAAGCCCCTAAGTATTATACCGAGGGGCAACTGATTAATGTGATGAAATACGCTGGAAAAGAGGTAGATGACGAAGCATTGCAACACACTTTAAAAGAAAGTGAAGGGATTGGGACAGAGGCAACAAGAGCAAGCATCATAGAAACATTAAAACACCAATTGTATATTGGAATTAGAAAGAATCAAGTAACTGTATTAGATAAAGGAAAGATACTTTGTCAGGCCGTAGAAGGAACGTTACTTGCTAGTCCGGAGATGACAGCAAAATGGGAAACGTATCTAAAGAAAATCGGAAAGAATGAAGGATCTCAAGAAATGTTTTTCAATAAAATCAAACAAATGATTGAGTTTTTAATGCAAGAAGCCCCTAAGAAAATTGGAAGCATGGAACAGTTCTTGCAACAGGTGAATGAAAAATTTTTTATAGGCAAATGTCCCCGTTGTAATCATGAAGACGGAAAGATTCAAGATAAAGGAAAATTTTATGGATGCAGTCGTTATCGTGAAGGGTGTACATTTACGTTACCAAAGAAATTCCTTGGCAAATCCATAAGTCAGATAAACATTAAAAAGTTATTGGGTGGCGAAAAAACCAATTTAATTAAAGGATTTACAAGTAAAAAAGGAAAAAATTTTGATGCGTCTTTACGCTATGACCAAACCGAACAAAAAATAACATTTGAATTACCGAAAGGATGA
- the rpsI gene encoding 30S ribosomal protein S9, with protein MAQVQYYGTGRRKKSTARVRLVPGTGNITINGRDARDYFPYETQLLILNQPLAATETEGTYDVLVNVHGGGFTGQAGAIRHGIARALLEADPEYRASLKPEGYLTRDARMKERKKYGLKGARRAPQFSKR; from the coding sequence TTGGCACAAGTACAATACTATGGCACAGGCCGTCGTAAGAAGTCAACTGCACGTGTACGTTTAGTACCTGGTACAGGAAACATTACAATCAATGGTCGTGATGCTAGAGACTATTTCCCATATGAAACACAACTTTTAATTCTTAACCAACCACTTGCAGCAACTGAAACTGAAGGAACTTATGATGTTTTAGTTAACGTTCATGGTGGAGGATTCACAGGACAAGCTGGAGCTATCCGTCACGGTATCGCCCGTGCACTTCTAGAAGCTGATCCAGAATACCGTGCTTCTCTAAAACCAGAAGGATATCTAACTCGTGATGCCCGCATGAAAGAACGTAAGAAATACGGTCTTAAAGGCGCTCGTCGTGCACCACAGTTCTCAAAACGTTAA
- a CDS encoding energy-coupling factor ABC transporter ATP-binding protein, with protein sequence MDITFTNVSYIYQRNTPFAHQAIKDLNFHIPSGSFVAIVGHTGSGKSTLLQHLNGLVTPSEGEVKIGEYKLTPKEKPNNLKELRSRVGVVFQYPEHQLFEETVAKDIAFGPENFGVPKETINERIKRVIPAVGLSEDMLERSPFDLSGGQMRRVAIAGVLAINPDVLVLDEPTAGLDPRGQKEIMEMFYSMHKEQSLTTILVTHSMEDALKYADHVIILNKGTKYMEGSPEEVFTQKDALKEVQLDVPEVIQLLHAFEAKFSISIPFHGQTVREIAETIHSIVKDGDSNE encoded by the coding sequence ATGGATATTACATTCACAAACGTAAGCTATATATACCAACGCAATACTCCTTTTGCTCATCAAGCAATCAAAGATCTTAATTTTCATATTCCCTCTGGATCCTTTGTAGCAATAGTAGGGCATACGGGTTCAGGTAAATCTACGTTACTACAACATTTGAATGGCCTGGTAACCCCAAGCGAGGGAGAAGTGAAAATAGGAGAATACAAACTAACTCCTAAGGAAAAACCAAATAATCTCAAAGAACTTCGAAGCCGGGTTGGAGTGGTATTTCAATATCCAGAACATCAGCTATTTGAAGAAACCGTGGCAAAGGACATCGCTTTTGGACCTGAGAATTTTGGTGTACCAAAAGAAACGATAAATGAGCGTATAAAAAGGGTTATCCCCGCAGTTGGTCTTTCGGAAGATATGCTCGAGCGGTCGCCCTTCGATCTTAGTGGAGGGCAGATGCGCAGAGTAGCTATTGCTGGAGTATTGGCCATTAACCCAGATGTATTAGTGCTTGATGAACCTACTGCAGGTTTAGATCCACGGGGGCAAAAAGAAATAATGGAAATGTTTTATTCCATGCATAAAGAACAAAGCCTTACAACAATTCTTGTTACCCACAGTATGGAGGATGCACTAAAGTATGCGGATCACGTAATTATCTTAAACAAGGGAACAAAATATATGGAAGGTTCTCCAGAAGAGGTATTTACACAAAAAGATGCACTAAAAGAAGTACAGCTGGATGTGCCGGAAGTAATTCAACTACTCCATGCGTTTGAAGCCAAGTTTTCAATATCTATTCCATTTCATGGGCAAACCGTACGGGAGATAGCGGAGACGATTCATTCCATCGTTAAGGATGGTGATAGTAATGAATAA